A stretch of Paenibacillus mucilaginosus 3016 DNA encodes these proteins:
- a CDS encoding carbohydrate ABC transporter permease — MKLTLRTLKYTLMLLLAAASLLPIIWMVFGSFRPYQELFKYSSSLSPHILIPVEFTWKNYQNVIFSTRNPFLRFIGNTLWVAGAVTAAVLLINSMAAFAFAKLRFRWKPALFALFMSAMIIPGEVTLVPNYLLMHDLGWLNSYKALIIPSMLSVFGIFMLRQFFAEIPDELLEAARMDGASLPRTFLSVVLPAAVPALITLGLMTFLGNWDSYLWPLIVINDHKMQMIQVAIAAFSSTEGTDWSRILAANTISTVPILLLFLFLQRYYIQGITMSGIKG; from the coding sequence ATGAAGCTTACTCTTCGAACGCTGAAATATACTCTGATGCTGCTGCTCGCGGCGGCATCCCTGCTGCCTATCATATGGATGGTCTTCGGGTCCTTCCGGCCTTACCAGGAGCTGTTCAAATACTCGTCGAGCCTCAGCCCGCATATCCTGATCCCGGTCGAGTTCACGTGGAAGAACTATCAGAATGTGATCTTCAGTACCCGCAATCCATTCCTGAGGTTCATCGGCAATACACTGTGGGTCGCGGGCGCGGTCACGGCCGCCGTCCTGCTCATCAACAGCATGGCCGCCTTCGCCTTCGCGAAGCTCCGCTTCCGCTGGAAGCCGGCGCTGTTTGCCCTCTTCATGTCGGCGATGATCATTCCGGGAGAAGTAACGCTCGTCCCGAACTATCTGTTGATGCACGATCTCGGCTGGCTCAACTCGTACAAGGCGCTGATCATTCCCTCCATGCTGTCGGTCTTCGGTATCTTCATGCTCCGGCAGTTCTTCGCCGAAATTCCCGATGAACTGCTGGAGGCGGCCCGCATGGACGGGGCTTCGCTGCCGAGAACCTTCCTCAGTGTCGTGCTTCCCGCCGCTGTTCCCGCCCTAATTACGCTGGGGCTGATGACCTTCCTGGGGAACTGGGACTCGTATCTCTGGCCGCTGATCGTCATCAACGATCATAAGATGCAGATGATTCAGGTGGCGATCGCCGCATTCTCTTCCACGGAAGGAACGGATTGGTCCAGGATTCTGGCGGCAAATACGATATCGACGGTCCCGATTCTGCTGCTGTTCCTGTTCCTTCAGCGGTATTACATCCAGGGCATCACGATGTCCGGAATCAAAGGATAA
- a CDS encoding glycoside hydrolase family 32 protein, whose translation MNAKEPNAVSAAENGGIPHAIRIDEANLALELLAAAIPVDGYRLQYHLMPPAGWMNDPNGLIYYRGEYHVFYQHYPYKPIHGPMYWGHAKSRDLVHWQHLPVALAPSETYDLGQQGGYGCWSGSAVDDEGVLTLIYTGHVDGRRPEEVQCLARSEDGIRFGKDPANPVLEGAPTGAAGFRDPKVWKHDGRWYMILGSGKEGRGEALLYASPDLLEWSPLGTVAESDGTLGDMWECPDLFPLGDKGEHVLIFSPMNMGATKTMYLTGQMDYGNGRFSRRYGERLDYGFDFYAPQTFLDGSGRRILIGWMNIWGAAMPEQEEGWMGACTLPRELLLAEDGSLRMKPVEELKVLRGTHFGTGPLTIGPDETVPVGMKGDALELKAVFDAGASGQAVEFGLRVRCSEDGEEFTEISYSPDSGKLTVDRSRSGRGEGGVCEAQLLPMEDGRVELHVFLDRSSLEVFANEGRKTMTNRIYPDNSSLGIHLFARKGEAVLERLDLWELRLRERDGAME comes from the coding sequence ATGAATGCCAAGGAACCGAATGCCGTGAGCGCTGCTGAGAATGGAGGGATTCCTCATGCCATCCGGATTGATGAGGCGAACCTGGCCCTGGAGCTGCTTGCGGCTGCCATTCCGGTTGACGGATACCGTCTCCAATATCACCTGATGCCTCCGGCCGGCTGGATGAATGACCCGAACGGGCTGATCTATTACCGCGGCGAGTACCACGTGTTCTACCAGCATTACCCGTACAAGCCGATACACGGGCCCATGTACTGGGGTCACGCCAAGAGCCGCGATCTCGTGCACTGGCAGCATCTCCCGGTCGCACTGGCACCGTCCGAGACGTATGACCTCGGCCAGCAGGGGGGCTATGGCTGCTGGTCGGGCAGCGCGGTGGACGATGAAGGCGTGCTCACCTTGATCTATACGGGTCATGTGGACGGCCGCCGTCCCGAAGAAGTTCAATGCCTGGCCCGAAGCGAAGACGGGATCCGGTTCGGGAAGGACCCGGCTAATCCTGTCCTTGAGGGTGCGCCTACAGGGGCGGCCGGATTCCGGGACCCCAAGGTATGGAAGCATGACGGCCGGTGGTACATGATTCTCGGATCCGGAAAGGAAGGACGCGGAGAGGCCCTTCTGTACGCCTCCCCCGATCTGCTCGAATGGTCCCCGCTCGGCACAGTGGCGGAGAGCGACGGGACCTTGGGCGATATGTGGGAATGCCCGGACCTGTTTCCTCTGGGGGACAAGGGGGAGCATGTGCTGATCTTCTCCCCGATGAACATGGGGGCGACGAAGACGATGTATCTCACCGGCCAGATGGACTATGGTAATGGCCGGTTCAGCCGCCGCTATGGGGAGCGGCTGGACTACGGGTTTGACTTCTATGCGCCGCAGACGTTCCTGGACGGGAGCGGACGCCGCATTCTGATCGGCTGGATGAATATTTGGGGCGCGGCGATGCCGGAGCAGGAGGAAGGCTGGATGGGGGCGTGCACCCTGCCGCGCGAGCTGCTTCTGGCGGAAGACGGCTCCCTTCGGATGAAGCCGGTGGAGGAGCTGAAGGTTCTTCGCGGAACACATTTCGGTACAGGCCCGCTCACCATTGGCCCGGACGAAACGGTGCCGGTCGGTATGAAGGGCGATGCACTGGAGCTGAAAGCCGTGTTCGATGCCGGTGCATCCGGGCAGGCGGTGGAATTCGGTCTGCGGGTCCGCTGCTCGGAGGACGGGGAGGAATTCACGGAAATCAGCTATTCACCGGACAGCGGGAAGCTGACCGTGGACCGCAGCCGGTCCGGCCGTGGAGAGGGAGGCGTGTGTGAAGCGCAGCTGCTTCCGATGGAGGATGGCCGGGTGGAGCTGCATGTGTTCCTGGACCGCTCGTCTCTGGAGGTCTTCGCCAATGAAGGACGGAAGACAATGACGAACCGGATCTACCCGGACAACAGCTCGCTAGGCATTCACCTGTTCGCAAGGAAGGGGGAGGCTGTACTCGAACGTCTGGATCTATGGGAGCTTCGGCTTCGGGAGAGAGACGGTGCAATGGAATAA
- a CDS encoding carbohydrate ABC transporter permease: MELRTAVPAAQPKKTVSRFHRHERRTAAGFLLPALLLLLVFVFYPMVQAVVISFQNYSLVGSKPSFVGLDNYVALLSDRNFYSSLKHSFYFALVVIPLQTALSLGLALLIQKPGRLSGGLRTIYFIPVIISTGVAATVFKLIYNKEFGLLNTFLKALGLPVTSFLSDPETAMNGVIGLGIWKAAGFFMIIFLAGLNNIPRDLYEAAHVDGASRLQQFRSITLPLLKRTMAFVVIMTTIDAIKLSGLVFVLTNGGPNGSTETVVFYIYKLAFQQMQMGYATAAAFVLFAIVLLISLIQMKLFKEEQ, from the coding sequence ATGGAGCTGAGAACCGCAGTACCGGCGGCACAGCCGAAGAAGACAGTGAGCCGCTTTCACCGGCATGAACGCAGAACGGCGGCAGGGTTCCTGCTGCCTGCCCTGCTGCTTCTCCTGGTATTCGTCTTCTACCCGATGGTGCAGGCCGTCGTGATTTCGTTTCAGAATTATTCGCTGGTGGGCTCAAAGCCCTCGTTCGTGGGCCTGGATAATTACGTGGCCCTGCTTTCGGACCGGAACTTCTACAGCTCGCTGAAGCATTCGTTTTATTTTGCGCTCGTGGTGATTCCGCTGCAAACGGCGCTCTCTTTGGGCCTTGCGCTTCTAATTCAGAAGCCGGGCCGTCTAAGCGGGGGGCTGCGTACGATTTATTTTATCCCCGTCATCATCTCTACCGGTGTGGCGGCAACGGTCTTTAAGCTTATCTATAACAAGGAGTTCGGTCTGCTCAACACGTTCCTCAAAGCGCTGGGACTGCCGGTGACGAGCTTTCTGTCCGACCCTGAGACCGCCATGAACGGAGTCATCGGGCTCGGGATCTGGAAGGCCGCCGGCTTCTTCATGATCATCTTCCTTGCGGGACTGAACAACATTCCCCGGGATTTGTACGAGGCGGCACACGTCGATGGAGCCTCACGGCTCCAGCAGTTTCGGAGCATCACGCTGCCCCTGCTGAAGCGGACGATGGCCTTCGTGGTCATCATGACGACAATCGATGCGATCAAGCTGTCGGGGCTTGTCTTCGTGCTCACGAATGGAGGACCGAACGGATCTACGGAGACCGTGGTGTTCTATATTTACAAACTGGCATTCCAACAGATGCAGATGGGGTATGCGACCGCTGCGGCCTTCGTGCTCTTTGCGATCGTGCTGCTCATCTCCCTCATTCAGATGAAGCTCTTCAAGGAAGAGCAGTAA
- a CDS encoding cache domain-containing sensor histidine kinase: protein MFFSLRSRLMTAFSILMIVPFTLLAFTLSEQAEEIIQASVESSAAQTIDQFASHAVTLMTQVEDIGSQVMSSRTAQAWAALELDRDRSTAEAVLAKQALREYMSSYALNNSNGISITTYTESAGGMWTQDRTYRNSEWYRRYQTDNLQWTAAHRDNDQGDLTLRNREVNSFVLPLVHLQSLRAAGIVKINYPTILLRSAISKIQFGETGKVFLLTGDGGSVLNQDLSGHTELLREALSKLNGTPAGQPGGVFSIEHEGVAYSIFFRKLPQADWTIVGEVPEEELYAQIKRTRRTILLVTLLLLVVAGSAAYRLSAGVTQPLSAMARAMKHVKLGEFAAALGQMQGQKTSGSEVGYVAGEFERMTHRLQYLIETEYETNLRRKSAEYKALLLQINPHFYNNTLEIISGLAAMKREDLVMDAAEALGKMMRYSLNLNSDLVRAGQELDYIRDYLLIQQLRHGDRLKLAVRDDGPSRQPYIAKFILQPLVENAVKYSLEKDGIAEVEISAVISGEHLVLSVRDNGIGMKTELVRELQAEGESGDSVTILDSEGHSIGLRNVISRCRLQYGQAFRLTLQSAPGEGTEIVLNLPILRGEPHV, encoded by the coding sequence GTGTTTTTCTCACTGCGCAGCCGTCTCATGACGGCCTTCTCCATCCTGATGATCGTGCCTTTCACCCTGCTTGCTTTCACTCTCAGTGAGCAGGCGGAAGAGATCATCCAAGCTTCCGTCGAATCGTCCGCAGCACAGACAATAGACCAGTTTGCATCCCATGCCGTTACCCTCATGACCCAGGTCGAGGATATCGGCAGCCAGGTGATGAGCAGCCGCACGGCTCAAGCATGGGCCGCCCTGGAGCTGGACCGGGACCGGTCCACTGCCGAAGCGGTGCTGGCCAAGCAGGCGCTTCGTGAGTATATGTCCTCGTATGCACTCAATAATTCGAACGGGATCTCGATCACCACGTATACGGAGAGCGCCGGCGGGATGTGGACGCAGGACCGGACGTACCGGAACAGCGAATGGTATCGGCGTTATCAGACGGACAATCTTCAATGGACGGCGGCGCACCGGGATAACGACCAGGGAGATCTCACTCTGCGGAACCGAGAGGTGAACAGCTTCGTGCTCCCGCTGGTCCACCTGCAGTCCCTGCGGGCAGCCGGCATTGTGAAGATCAATTATCCCACAATCCTGCTGCGAAGTGCGATCAGCAAGATTCAATTCGGAGAGACGGGGAAGGTGTTCCTGCTGACCGGGGATGGAGGAAGCGTGCTGAATCAGGATCTGTCCGGACATACGGAGCTCCTTCGGGAGGCGCTGTCCAAGCTGAATGGGACGCCAGCAGGGCAGCCGGGGGGAGTCTTTTCGATCGAGCATGAAGGGGTGGCTTATTCGATTTTCTTCCGCAAACTGCCGCAGGCGGATTGGACCATTGTCGGTGAGGTGCCGGAAGAAGAACTGTATGCCCAAATCAAGCGGACGCGCCGCACGATCCTTCTCGTCACCCTTCTGTTGCTTGTGGTGGCGGGGTCCGCGGCTTACCGGCTCTCAGCCGGCGTGACCCAACCGCTCAGCGCCATGGCCAGGGCGATGAAACACGTGAAGCTCGGGGAGTTCGCCGCCGCTCTCGGGCAGATGCAAGGACAGAAGACATCCGGCAGTGAGGTGGGCTATGTGGCCGGGGAGTTTGAACGGATGACGCATCGCCTGCAGTATTTGATCGAGACGGAATATGAGACGAACCTGCGCCGCAAAAGTGCAGAGTACAAGGCGCTGCTTCTGCAGATCAATCCGCATTTCTACAATAATACGCTGGAGATCATCAGTGGACTTGCGGCGATGAAGCGGGAAGACCTGGTCATGGATGCGGCGGAGGCCCTGGGTAAAATGATGCGGTATTCGCTGAATCTCAACTCCGATCTGGTCCGGGCGGGGCAGGAGCTCGATTATATCCGTGACTATCTGCTGATCCAGCAGCTGCGGCATGGGGACCGCTTGAAGCTGGCCGTCAGGGATGACGGGCCGTCCAGACAGCCTTACATCGCTAAGTTTATTCTCCAGCCCCTCGTTGAGAATGCGGTCAAATACAGTCTCGAGAAGGACGGGATCGCGGAGGTTGAGATCAGCGCCGTGATCTCCGGAGAGCATCTTGTGCTGAGCGTGCGGGATAACGGCATCGGCATGAAGACGGAGCTGGTGCGCGAGCTGCAGGCGGAAGGCGAATCCGGGGATTCGGTGACCATCCTGGACAGCGAGGGGCATAGCATCGGGCTGCGCAATGTGATATCCCGCTGCCGCCTGCAGTACGGTCAGGCGTTTCGGCTCACTCTCCAATCCGCCCCCGGGGAGGGGACAGAGATTGTCTTGAATTTGCCTATCCTAAGGGGTGAACCGCATGTATAA
- a CDS encoding GH32 C-terminal domain-containing protein encodes MGNVLGKKRPAGIASRLLTGILAASCLGLTAGCTDEELGRGGEREVKEQKQDAPQSAAYRYHPDPDYYTELYRPQYHLSPPTGNLSDPNGMVYFEGEYHQFYQNSGQWGHAVSRDLLHWEHLPVALARDPLGEIWSGSAVVDWEDTSGFFGGKPGLVAVFTHFKGGTQSQSIAYSADRGRTWTKYKGNPVIPNPGLKDFRDPKVIWHEPSNSWVMVVSADQKIQFYTSKNLKEWKLASEFGTGQGSHAAVWECPDLFELPVEGTGEKKWVLHVSIGSNAATKGSTAQYFIGSFDGTLFRNENPPQQVLWTDYGRDFYAAVSYSDIPAENGRRIWTGWMSNWRYPFGMPTAPWKGNLSIPRELRLREIPGSGLRLVQLPVKELEQLRGKPVHAAGRELGPGLHPLEGMKGSSYELQAEFTVSAGARFGLKVRKGISQETLISYDADAGKLTVDRARSGVSAFEADFAETMEAPLTLKDGKLKLRLFVDESTLEVFGGDGEAVVSAILFPDALSSGLELFVSQGHVTLEEARFYPMRTVWRDEDPDSRVPRRIVLSSGSLDLPARGSARLRAEVTPAGAPQKLRWESSDSSVAAVQADGETEALLSGGKPGEAEIKAVTPDGRVSATVSVFVYEEKK; translated from the coding sequence ATGGGAAACGTATTAGGGAAGAAGAGGCCTGCAGGGATCGCAAGCCGGCTGCTGACCGGCATACTCGCCGCCTCCTGTCTTGGTCTTACGGCGGGGTGCACAGATGAAGAGCTCGGGAGGGGAGGCGAGAGGGAAGTGAAGGAACAGAAGCAGGACGCACCGCAGAGCGCGGCATACCGGTACCATCCGGACCCTGACTATTATACGGAACTGTACCGGCCGCAATATCACCTGTCTCCGCCAACAGGGAACCTGAGCGATCCGAACGGGATGGTGTATTTCGAGGGCGAGTACCACCAGTTCTACCAGAACAGCGGCCAGTGGGGCCATGCGGTGAGCCGGGATCTGCTGCACTGGGAGCATCTCCCGGTCGCGCTTGCCCGGGACCCGCTCGGAGAGATATGGTCCGGAAGCGCCGTGGTGGACTGGGAGGATACGAGCGGCTTCTTTGGAGGGAAGCCTGGGCTCGTCGCGGTCTTTACCCATTTCAAGGGAGGTACGCAGTCGCAGAGCATCGCCTACAGTGCGGACCGCGGCCGGACATGGACCAAGTACAAAGGGAACCCGGTAATCCCGAACCCGGGATTGAAGGACTTCAGGGACCCGAAGGTGATCTGGCATGAGCCTTCCAATTCATGGGTGATGGTCGTGTCGGCGGATCAGAAGATCCAATTCTACACTTCGAAGAATCTCAAGGAGTGGAAGCTGGCCAGCGAGTTCGGAACGGGACAGGGCTCCCACGCGGCGGTGTGGGAATGTCCAGATCTGTTCGAGCTTCCGGTGGAAGGCACCGGGGAGAAGAAGTGGGTGCTGCATGTGTCGATCGGCAGCAATGCGGCCACCAAGGGATCGACCGCGCAGTATTTCATCGGATCCTTTGACGGAACTCTGTTCCGGAATGAGAATCCGCCGCAACAGGTGCTGTGGACAGACTATGGCAGGGACTTCTACGCGGCCGTCTCCTACTCGGATATCCCGGCCGAAAACGGCCGGCGCATCTGGACGGGCTGGATGTCGAACTGGCGGTATCCGTTCGGAATGCCGACGGCGCCATGGAAAGGCAATCTTTCCATCCCGAGGGAGCTGCGGCTGCGGGAGATCCCGGGCAGCGGGCTGCGGCTGGTACAGCTGCCCGTCAAGGAGCTGGAGCAGCTCCGCGGGAAGCCGGTGCACGCCGCAGGCAGGGAGCTGGGTCCAGGCCTTCACCCGCTGGAAGGGATGAAGGGAAGCAGCTATGAACTCCAAGCGGAGTTCACGGTGAGCGCAGGCGCCCGATTCGGCCTGAAGGTACGCAAGGGCATCAGCCAAGAAACCTTGATAAGCTATGATGCTGATGCAGGAAAGCTGACGGTGGACCGGGCGAGATCGGGGGTGAGCGCCTTCGAGGCTGACTTCGCCGAGACGATGGAGGCTCCTCTGACGCTCAAGGATGGGAAACTGAAGCTGCGCCTGTTCGTCGACGAGTCAACCCTTGAGGTCTTCGGCGGGGACGGGGAGGCGGTAGTATCCGCTATCCTGTTCCCGGATGCCTTGAGCAGCGGGCTGGAGCTGTTCGTCTCGCAGGGCCACGTCACGCTGGAGGAGGCACGCTTCTACCCGATGCGCACCGTCTGGCGGGATGAGGACCCGGACAGCCGCGTGCCGCGTCGGATTGTGCTCAGCAGCGGCAGCCTGGACTTGCCAGCAAGAGGCAGCGCCAGGCTGCGGGCTGAGGTGACACCCGCGGGTGCTCCCCAGAAGCTTCGATGGGAGTCCAGTGATTCTTCCGTGGCCGCAGTCCAGGCGGACGGGGAAACGGAAGCCCTCTTATCAGGAGGGAAGCCGGGCGAAGCAGAGATCAAAGCGGTAACCCCGGACGGCAGGGTATCCGCTACAGTCAGCGTGTTTGTCTATGAAGAGAAGAAATAA
- a CDS encoding response regulator transcription factor, whose amino-acid sequence MYKIMLVDDEIGVRSSIKAKINWEAAGFRIESEAANGLEALELLEGRGLPDVVISDVRMPRMDGIAFIKACRDKYPGLRIIVLSGYSDFEYMKAAIQLGVKDYLLKPVVRSELTDLLAKLSAELKEEENRSREQEREQLQTSQHLRTLQEQLIWQVVKDEDFSLAAVRERLRQLQLTGLAGEGLKVRFAAVEMRVPPGRLDDWSERRELLTVAFQMVCRESLEPWPNVYPLYDYSYPSMMYCLLTCSGGRPDELPAEDMLRELQRNIKRYLRVETVTGLGDWAVGLQGLRDAYASCMLDWSQGTVQRRGEGGQLEKETVHTLPAELERKLVLSLENLDAEGTGRVLREIFHKDGDLSMFAFTFLSFRVILLLSSIAKKFELGAPSLQQHLWNCQMTLRQFHSRDQVVDQLKILAELVMNEVRKTRSSGGQQLAEAVRRYVEENYAYELSLASLAERFHINETYLSGLFKQKAGFTFSDYVTKLRMEKAASLMEESGLKLTDIATLVGYSSSSYFSTVFKKYYGVSPKEYRDALPSRLP is encoded by the coding sequence ATGTATAAGATTATGCTGGTTGATGATGAAATTGGGGTCCGCTCCAGTATTAAGGCCAAGATAAACTGGGAAGCAGCCGGCTTTCGTATTGAGTCGGAGGCGGCGAACGGGCTCGAAGCGCTCGAGCTGCTGGAGGGACGCGGGCTCCCCGATGTGGTCATCTCGGATGTGCGGATGCCCCGTATGGACGGCATCGCCTTCATAAAGGCCTGCCGGGATAAGTACCCCGGCCTGCGGATCATCGTGCTCTCCGGGTATTCCGACTTCGAGTATATGAAGGCGGCCATCCAGCTCGGGGTGAAGGATTATCTGCTGAAGCCTGTGGTCCGCAGCGAATTGACGGACCTGCTCGCCAAGCTCTCTGCCGAGCTGAAGGAGGAGGAGAACCGCAGCCGCGAGCAAGAGAGAGAGCAGCTGCAGACAAGCCAGCATCTGAGAACACTGCAGGAGCAGCTGATCTGGCAGGTGGTGAAGGACGAGGATTTCAGCCTCGCCGCGGTGAGGGAGAGGCTGCGACAGCTGCAGCTGACCGGACTTGCCGGTGAGGGGCTGAAGGTCCGGTTCGCGGCGGTGGAGATGCGTGTACCTCCCGGACGGCTCGATGACTGGAGCGAGCGCAGGGAGCTGCTTACCGTCGCCTTTCAGATGGTATGCAGGGAAAGCTTGGAGCCGTGGCCGAATGTCTACCCCCTCTACGATTACAGTTATCCCTCCATGATGTACTGCCTGTTGACGTGCAGCGGCGGCAGACCGGATGAGCTGCCGGCGGAAGACATGCTCCGCGAGCTCCAGCGGAACATCAAGCGGTATCTGAGGGTAGAGACCGTAACGGGTCTGGGAGACTGGGCTGTAGGGCTTCAGGGGCTGAGGGATGCCTATGCTTCCTGCATGCTCGACTGGAGTCAGGGTACGGTTCAGCGGCGCGGGGAGGGCGGGCAGCTGGAGAAGGAGACGGTGCATACGCTGCCTGCAGAGCTGGAGCGGAAGCTCGTGCTGTCTCTTGAGAATCTCGATGCGGAAGGTACAGGAAGAGTGCTCCGGGAGATCTTCCATAAGGACGGGGATCTGTCGATGTTCGCCTTTACGTTCCTCAGCTTCCGGGTCATTCTGCTGCTTAGCTCGATCGCTAAGAAATTCGAGCTCGGCGCCCCCTCGCTCCAGCAGCACCTGTGGAACTGCCAGATGACCCTCCGCCAGTTTCATTCCAGGGACCAGGTGGTCGATCAGCTGAAGATCCTGGCGGAGCTCGTGATGAACGAGGTACGGAAGACGCGTTCCTCCGGCGGACAGCAGCTGGCGGAGGCCGTGCGCCGGTATGTAGAAGAGAATTACGCCTATGAGCTCTCGCTGGCTTCGCTGGCCGAGCGTTTCCATATCAACGAAACCTACTTGTCCGGTTTGTTCAAACAGAAGGCCGGCTTCACCTTCAGCGATTACGTCACGAAGCTGCGGATGGAGAAGGCCGCTTCCCTGATGGAGGAAAGCGGGCTGAAGCTCACGGATATCGCCACCCTGGTCGGCTATTCCAGCTCCAGTTATTTCAGCACGGTATTCAAAAAATATTACGGCGTCAGCCCCAAGGAATACAGGGATGCGCTGCCGTCCCGCCTGCCATAG